One uncultured Jannaschia sp. DNA segment encodes these proteins:
- a CDS encoding sarcosine oxidase subunit gamma, translated as MADLTARSPAEGLLPQTIGQCALTEEWPEAITALSALSDGADLPAPGETATQGEATLLWSGRRQAMAFGPVDPPNGTVGCDQTDAWCVMRLDGPDAADVLARLTPLDLNPAILKPGHTARSLLGHMNALFHRIGPNTFRIMVFRSMAASAVHEIERAMKGVAARRDA; from the coding sequence GTGGCTGATCTCACCGCACGCTCGCCTGCCGAAGGATTGCTGCCCCAAACAATCGGTCAGTGTGCGCTGACCGAAGAATGGCCGGAGGCGATTACCGCGCTCTCGGCCTTGTCGGACGGCGCAGACCTGCCCGCGCCGGGGGAGACGGCGACGCAGGGCGAAGCGACGCTGCTCTGGTCGGGACGAAGACAGGCCATGGCCTTCGGCCCCGTGGACCCACCCAACGGGACGGTTGGCTGCGACCAGACCGATGCGTGGTGCGTGATGCGGTTGGACGGGCCGGATGCGGCAGACGTTCTCGCCCGACTCACGCCGCTCGACCTGAACCCCGCGATCCTGAAGCCCGGCCACACGGCGCGCAGTCTGCTCGGCCACATGAACGCGCTGTTCCACCGCATCGGGCCGAACACGTTTCGCATCATGGTGTTCCGGTCGATGGCGGCCAGCGCCGTTCACGAGATCGAGCGCGCGATGAAGGGTGTCGCTGCGCGGCGCGACGCCTGA